A region of the Acidobacteriota bacterium genome:
ACCGATCAATCAATTCATCGAGCTGTTGGTTTGAACGTCTCATCTCACCCTCGTAACCGACGCGGCACAGCGAAAACGTACTGCCTTCATCGAAGAATCTTTTCCAACCGTTTGAACGCCCGCCGTTGTAATGCCTGCACCGCGCCCGGTTTCTTGCCGACGATGTCGGCGATCTCGGTAATCCTGAGCCCGCTGAGGAATCTCAGCACGAGCACCTCCCGTTGCGCGGGCGCGAGCTGTTCCAATACAAGCCAGATTTCGTCATCTGCGAGATGTTGGAACGCACCAGACTCGGCCGACGGCACCGAGGGACTCGCTCGGTCCAGCACCGTGTGGTCAGCCAGATCGACTGGCTTTCGCCGACCGCGACGCCTTTCATCGA
Encoded here:
- a CDS encoding sigma-70 family RNA polymerase sigma factor, which gives rise to MPIDGILQSVVDAARVGAEWAWVRLVHDIDGTLRGYVRLQGGLDVDDLVGETWLHVARGIHRFEGDGAEFRSWVFMIAHHRVIDERRRGRRKPVDLADHTVLDRASPSVPSAESGAFQHLADDEIWLVLEQLAPAQREVLVLRFLSGLRITEIADIVGKKPGAVQALQRRAFKRLEKILR